In the Vulpes vulpes isolate BD-2025 chromosome 12, VulVul3, whole genome shotgun sequence genome, AACAGAGTCCCGAAGGAGAAGTGGTCTCCAAATGGATTCCCTTGTGGATcctgtgtggccatgtgacttctaAGGACAAGCCACTCACTGAAGCACACAGTCTGTGGACGTTCCCTCCTTTTTGGAAACTCTCCTCCGAGAGGCCttgttgtcttcttttgctcCTGATGACGGACCATTATGGACAGGAGGGCACGTCCCCGTTACAACCAGGGGTCAGTGGCTGTAGGAACAagcaaagacaaagcaggagGATTGGACTCGGTGGTCTGTCCGATGCTCTGCAGCAGAAGACTGCCCCCTACAGCCAGCAATGCACTGAGGTAGTGACCAGGCCTGGAcacctggcttgtgttctctgcatcagcctgcccctgctggatgattcatctccagagctaaatgcaggtttttctcagaaggaatggattcagagagtgtagaaagccaatttcctcagcttttctctttctctctttctctctctctgtctctgtctctctctctctctctctctctctctatctctctctctctttctctctctctctcctctctctctccccctctggaaaATACAGTGTTCCAAAGAGCAGCGAGGTAGGCAATGTGGTTGGCAAGGTCGGGTAAGCagccagatcttggtttcagctgagatcctcatctcagggtggttggatggaaccctacatcaggctccccacaagcgcAGAGACTGCAGAGGATTCcttgtccctggggcacctgggtggctcattccgtgaggcatctgtctttggctggatcgccaatcccagggtccttggatggagcctgtcatcgggctccttctcagttgggtgtctgctgctccctctcctcccctgctcatgctgctctatatattgctttcactctctctctttctctaaaaagcaAGATATCTTTTACGAGTAGTGagctgcacagaaaaataaatacgagATAGACTTTCCCAACATCCGTGGTCTGTATCTGCATAGTGTCCCTGAAAATGAACCTTCAGCCACCAGAGGGAATCCCTGTGACAAGGCTTCCAAGGTTCTGAGCTCTGTGAACTAGTCTTAGGTAGTCCGGTGGTCTGGAGGCTCTCCAAAGCTCAGCCTGGGAGGGCCCCAGCCAAAGCTTCTTCCGTCCTGTTTGTTGTCTCTCCTTGGGCTTTCTTGAGTACCACACAAGAAGCATGGCCGTTGAATTAGTGGAAGAGCCCTGAAATGTGTGCAGAGGAGGGCGACACACCCGGGAATGACAGGCCCCTGTGAGCAGAGGACTTTCTCTCCATCCGTTCCTGGATCTCAAAGTCACTGGGAGAGGTGGCCCTGGCTGACCTGGGAGCTGCCTTTGGCGCTTTGTGGATGTGGCTTCTGTGTGAGCCTGGAGGTGATGTGGGCTCTCAgcatttcagaacaaagagattCTACGTGATCGTTTGACGTTACGAAAGACAGTCAACGCATCAGTAACTGTACACAGTgcgaaacagaacaaaaggagttttgaaaaCACCTTGATGAGTACGGAGTCGCAGGTGAGGCAAGAGACCACTTTGTCAGCCGAGGCAACCTGAAACGGCCTTACTGGAGAAGCACATGTCAAGGAAGCAATTCAACTCTTGGATTCCTATCAGCACTTTGGCATCGTTCTAAATTGTGAGAGACTCTGCGttcattctcttgtctttgtaGACATGGTTCACCTGCATATGTGCTTTCCGTATCAGAAATCATGTACCTATCAGTACTCGATAGGTCACTCTTCAACGTTGGCCATCCCATTCCACGCCGGAAGCCTAACAATTGGCCTTCATGTTTACCAGCGCTAGACATCCTTAACCCTGCGTCGCCTTCACACGAGAAGGGTGAACCGACACGGGGTTGTGCATGTACAAAGTTCACATAGGAGCATGGGACATACACTGGACTCTAGAGACAGCGCATCCGGGTTCCGAACTTTTCTGGATGATGCGTGAAAAGCCAATCAATGCGTGAGAAGACTCTGGAGGCAAGGGCAGTCATGACAAGCACGCCCACGTAGTTGGCAAACAGTGCTCTAGAGCCAGTCGAAAGTGTgtcataaaggaaagcaaaaagagaagtagaaagtgagggagacgttcagaaatggaaaacgcGTCTGTTGCCTACTTAAGCCCCACACACGAgggaagatgctcagagaagctggagccgcggttcccacacttgcccagcgcagccaggcccacagcccctgcaggacccccgatggccctgccctgctccttctcgctggccctggtgctgctcagctgccactccctgtgctgtCTGGCTTGCGACCTGCCCGACGCCCACGGCCTGCGCAACTGGAGGGTCCTGACGCTCCtgggacagatgaggagactctcCGCCGGCTCCTGTGACCACGACACCAATGACTTTGCCTTCCCCAAGGAGCTGTTTGATGGCCAGCGGCTCCAGGAGGCGCAGGCCCTCTCTGTGGTCCACGTGATGACCCAGAAGGTCTTCCACCTCTTCTGCCCGGACACGTCCTCCGCTCCTTGGAACATGACTCTCCTGGAGGAACTGTGCTCGGGGCTCTCGGAGCAGCTGGATGACCTGgaggcctgtcccctgcaggaggcggggctggccGAGACCCCCCTCAtgcatgaggactccaccctgaggacctacttccaaaggatctccctctacctgcaagaCAAGAACCACAGCCCGTGTGCCTGGGAGATGGTCCGAGCAGAAATCGGGAGATCCTTCTTCTCCTCGACAATCttgcaagaaagaatcaggaggaggaaatgagacccGCCCGGGTCCGCACGGAAATGACATTCCCTGACTGATCGGAGCACACTTGCACGTGTCCTGCCGCCTCAGAGAAGCTCACGCCTGCCGTCACGGTGACACGAAGGCAATCGGGGTGTCCAACGTGTTCAGGACGGGGCAGCACCATCAAGTGAAGTCGACAAACACCGTTTACTTTCAGATAACCTTGCCCATCTCTCTATTTACTacttttcgtttatttatttatttatttatttatttatttatttatttattcctatttataccTTAACTGGGTTCTCTTTGTATAGTAGTAGGTGTACCGTCACTCTGTGATTCAGGGGGACTGgggatgctttctatttattcagtgtttgatTCTCTTGGTCATTAAACTGTTCTCTGCAAACATTCTTGGATTTGTGGTTTCTTTCGAGAGGGATGGAGTCGGAATAGAATCTGATGACAAAATGGATCGTACGACTCTTCTCCTCATGATTCTGTTACTCTCATGAGAAGTCAAGCCATAGTCCTCCTCGATGCCAGTGCACATGTGCCTGTCGGGATGAGGGCGCACACAACCGATCCCATCTCCTACccagtttctctgagttctgtcgagaaaaaacaaacctccaaacAACCAGCAGAGTGAAGGAATGGCAGTAATAGCAAAGggtacaagaagaagaagaagaagggacataggaactctgtaagcagaaaaggaagcaggcatatcGGGAAATACGATCAACAGCACTAGATAATACCTTCCCTATTAGACTGGTGCATGTCCCGGTGCCAATATCCTTAAGAAAATGCCTACTGGGGTCTGCCAGTTACAAGCCGGTCCGTTCCCTTGAAGCCTAGCAATGGAAGCGGTCCCATGGGAACAGAGTCCCGAAGGAGAAGTGGTCTCCAAATGGATTCCCTTGTGGATcctgtgtggccatgtgacttctaAGGACAAGCCACTCACTGAAGCACACAGTCTGTGGACGTTCCCTCCTTTTTGGAAACTCTCCTCCGAGAGGCCttgttgtcttcttttgctcCTGATGACGGACCATTATGGACAGGAGGGCACGTCCCCGTTACAACCAGGGGTCAGTGGCTGTAGGAACAagcaaagacaaagcaggagGATTGGACTCGGTGGTCTGTCCGATGCTCTGCAGCAGAAGACTGCCCCCTACAGCCAGCAATGCACTGAGGTAGTGACCAGGCCTGGAcacctggcttgtgttctctgcATCAGCCTGCCCCTGCTGGATGATTCATCTCCAGAGCTAAATGCAGGTTTTTCTCAGAAGGATTGGATTCAGAGAGTGTAGAAAGCcaatttcctcagcttttctctttctctctttctctctctctgtctctgtctctgtctctgtctctgtctctctctctctctctctctctctctctctcctctctctctccccctctggaaaATACAGTGTTCCAAAGAGCAGCGAGGTAGGCAATGTGGTTGGCAAGGTCGGGTAAGCagccagatcttggtttcagctgagatcCTCATCTTAGGGTGGTTGGATGGAAccctacatcagactccccacaagcGCAGAGACTGCAGAGGATTCcttgtccctggggcacctgggtggctcattccgtgaggcatctgtctttggctggatcgccaatcccagggtccttggatggagcctgtcatcgggctccttctcagttgggtgtctgctgctccctctcctcccctgctcatgctgctctatatattgctttcactctctctcttcctctaaaaagcAAGATATCTTTTACGAGTAGTGagctgcacagaaaaataaatacgagATAGACTTTCCCAACATCCGTGGTCTGTATCTGCATAGTGTCCCTGAAAATGAACCTTCAGCCACCAGAGGGAATCCCTGTGACAAGGCTTCCAAGGTTCTGAGCTCTGTGAACTAGTCTTAGGTAGTCCGGTGGTCTGGAGGCTCTCCAAAGCTCAGCCTGGGAGGGCCCCAGCCAAAGCTTCTTCCGTCCTGTTTGTTGTCTCTCCTTGGGCTTTCTTGAGTACCACACAAGAAGCATGGCCGTTGAATTAGTGGAAGAGCCCTGAAATGTGTGCAGAGGAGGGCGACACACCCGGGAATGACAGGCCCCTGTGAGCAGAGGACTTTCTCTCCATCCGTTCCTGGATCTCAAAGTCACTGGGAGAGGTGGCCCTGGCTGACCTGGGAGCTGCCTTTGGCGCTTTGTGGATGCGGCTTCTGTGTGAGCCTGGAGGTGATGTGGGCTCTCAgcatttcagaacaaagagattCTACGTGATCGTTTGACGTTACGAAAGACAGTCAACGCATCAGTAACTGTACACAGTgcgaaacagaacaaaaggagttttgaaaaCACCTTGATGAGTACGGAGTCGCAGGTGAGGCAAGAGACCACTTTGTCAGCCGAGGCAACCTGAAACGGCCTTACTGGAGAAGCACATGTCAAGGAAGCAATTCAACTCTTGGATTCCTATCAGCACTTTGGCATCGTTCTAAATTGTGAGAGACTCTGCGttcattctcttgtctttgtaGACATGGTTCACCTGCATATGTGCTTTCCGTATCAGAAATCATGTACCTATCAGTACTCGATAGGTCACTCTTCAACGTTGGCCATCCCATTCCACGCCGGAAGCCTAACAATTGGCCTTCATGTTTACCAGCGCTAGACATCCTTAACCCTGCGTCGCCTTCACACGAGAAGGGTGAACCGACACGGGGTTGTGCATGTACAAAGTTCACATAGGAGCATGGGACATACACTGGACTCTAGAGACAGCGCATCCGGGTTCCGAACTTTTCTGGATGATGCGTGAAAAGCCAATCAATGCGTGAGAAGACTCTGGAGGCAAGGGCAGTCATGACAAGCACGCCCACGTAGTTGGCAAACAGTGCTCTAGAGCCAGTCGAAAGTGTgtcataaaggaaagcaaaaagagaagtagaaagtgagggagacgttcagaaatggaaaacgcGTCTGTTGCCTACTTAAGCCCCACACACGAgggaagatgctcagagaagctggagccgcggttcccacacttgcccagcgcagccaggcccacagcccctgcaggatccccgatggccctgccctgctccttctcgctggccctggtgctgctcagctgccactccctgtgctgtCTGGCTTGCGACCTGCCCGACGCCCACGGCCTGCGCAACTGGAGGGTCCTGACGCTCCtgggacagatgaggagactctcCGCCGGCTCCTGTGACCACGACACCAATGACTTTGCCTTCCCCAAGGAGCTGTTTGATGGCCAGCGGCTCCAGGAGGCGCAGGCCCTCTCTGTGGTCCACGTGATGACCCAGAAGGTCTTCCACCTCTTCTGCCCGGACACGTCCTCCGCTCCTTGGAACATGACTCTCCTGGAGGAACTGTGCTCGGGGCTCTCGGAGCAGCTGGATGACCTGgaggcctgtcccctgcaggaggcggggctggccGAGACCCCCCTCAtgcatgaggactccaccctgaggacctacttccaaaggatctccctctacctgcaagaCAAGAACCACAGCCCGTGTGCCTGGGAGATGGTCCGAGCAGAAATCGGGAGATCCTTCTTCTCCTCGACAATCttgcaagaaagaatcaggaggaggaaatgagacccGCCCGGGTCCGCACGGAAATGACATTCCCTGACTGATCGGAGCACACTTGCACGTGTCCTGCCGCCTCAGAGAAGCTCACGCCTGCCGTCACGGTGACACGAAGGCAATCGGGGTGTCCAACGTGTTCAGGACGGGGCAGCACCATCAAGTGAAGTCGACAAACACCGTTTACTTTCAGATAACCTTGCCCATCTCTCTATTTACTacttttcgtttatttatttatttatttatttatttatttatttatttattcctatttataccTTAACTGGGTTCTCTTTGTATAGTAGTAGGTGTACCGTCACTCTGTGATTCAGGGGGACTGgggatgctttctatttattcagtgtttgatTCTCTTGGTCATTAAACTGTTCTCTGCAAACATTCTTGGATTTGTGGTTTCTTTCGAGAGGGATGGAGTCGGAAtagaatctgatgaaaaaatgGATCGTACGACTCTTCTCCTCATGATTCTGTTACTCTCATGAGAAGTCAAGCCATAGTCCTCCTCGATGCCAGTGCATATGTGCCTGTCGGGATGAGGGCGCACACAACCGATCCCATCTCCTACccagtttctctgagttctgtcgaGAGAAAACAAACCTCCAAACAACCAGCAGAGTGAAGGAATGGCAGTAATAGCAAAGggtacaagaagaagaagaagaagaagggacatAGGACCTctgtaagcagaaaaggaagcaggcatatcGGGAAATACGATCAACAGCACTAGATAATACCTTCCCTATTAGACTGGTGCCTGTCCCGGTGCCAATATCCTTAAGAAAATGCCTACTGGGGTCTGCCAGTTACAAGCCGGTCCGTTCCCTTGAAGCCTAGCAATGGAAGCGGTCCCATGGGAACAGAGTCCCGAAGGAGAAGTGGTCTCCAAATGGATTCCCTTGTGGATcctgtgtggccatgtgacttctaAGGACAAGCCACTCACTGAAGCACACAGTCTGTGGACGTTCCCTCCTTTTTGGAAACTCTCCTCCGAGAGGCCttgttgtcttcttttgctcCTGATGACGGACCATTATGGACAGGAGGGCACGTCCCCGTTACAACCAGGGGTCAGTGGCTGTAGGAACAagcaaagacaaagcaggagGATTGGACTCGGTGGTCTGTCCGATGCTCTGCAGCAGAAGACTGCCCCCTACAGCCAGCAATGCACTGAGGTAGTGACCAGGCCTGGAcacctggcttgtgttctctgcatcagcctgcccctgctggatgattcatctccagagctaaatgcaggtttttctcagaaggaatggattcagagagtgtagaaagccaatttcctcagcttttctctttctctctttctctctctctctctctgtctctgtctctgtctctctctctctctctctctctctctctctctctttctctctctctctcctctctctctccccctctggaaaATACAGTGTTCCAAAGAGCAGCGAGGTAGGCAATGTGGTTGGCAAGGTCGGGTAAGCagccagatcttggtttcagctgagatcctcatctcagggtggttggttggaaccctacatcaggctccccacaagctCAGAGACTGCAGAGGATTCcttgtccctggggcacctgggtggctcattccgtgaggcatctgtctttggcttgatcgccaatcccagggtccttggatggagcctgtcatcgggctccttctcagttgggtgtctgctgctccctctcctcccttgctcatgctgctctatatattgctttcactctctctctttctctaaaaagcaAGATATCTTTTACGAGTAGTGagctgcacagaaaaataaatacgagATAGACTTTCCCAACATCCGTGGTCTGTATCTGCATAGTGTCCCTGAAAATGAACCTTCAGCCACCAGAGGGAATCCCTGTGACAAGGCTTCCAAGGTTCTGAGCTCTGTGAACTAGTCTTAGGTAGTCCGGTGGTCTGGAGGCTCTCCAAAGCTCAGCCTGGGAGGGCCCCAGCCAAAGCTTCTTCCGTCCTGTTTGTTGTCTCTCCTTGGGCTTTCTTGAGTACCACACAAGAAGCATGGCCGTTGAATTAGTGGAAGAGCCCTGAAATGTGTGCAGAGGAGGGCGACACACCCGGGAATGACAGGCCCCTGTGAGCAGAGGACTTTCTCTCCATCCGTTCCTGGATCTCAAAGTCACTGGGAGAGGTGGCCCTGGCTGACCTGGGAGCTGCCTTTGGCGCTTTGTGGATGTGGCTTCTGTGTGAGCCTGGAGGTGATGTGGGCTCTCAgcatttcagaacaaagagattCTACGTGATCGTTTGACGTTACGAAAGACAGTCAACGCATCAGTAACTGTACACAGTgcgaaacagaacaaaaggagttttgaaaaCACCTTGATGAGTACGGAGTCGCAGGTGAGGCAAGAGACCACTTTGTCAGCCGAGGCAACCTGAAACGGCCTTACTGGAGAAGCACATGTCAAGGAAGCAATTCAACTCTTGGATTCCTATCAGCACTTTGGCATCGTTCTAAATTGTGAGAGACTCTGCGttcattctcttgtctttgtaGACATGGTTCACCTGCATATGTGCTTTCCGTATCAGAAATCATGTACCTATCAGTACTCGATAGGTCACTCTTCAACGTTGGCCATCCCATTCCACGCCGGAAGCCTAACAATTGGCCTTCATGTTTACCAGCGCTAGACATCCTTAACCCTGCGTCGCCTTCACACGAGAAGGGTGAACCGACACGGGGTTGTGCATGTACAAAGTTCACATAGGAGCATGGGACATACACTGGACTCTAGAGACAGCGCATCCGGGTTCCGAACTTTTCTGGATGATGCGTGAAAAGCCAATCAATGCGTGAGAAGACTCTGGAGGCAAGGGCAGTCATGACAAGCACGCCCACGTAGTTGGCAAACAGTGCTCTAGAGCCAGTCGAAAGTGTgtcataaaggaaagcaaaaagagaagtagaaagtgagggagacgttcagaaatggaaaacgcGTCTGTTGCCTACTTAAGCCCCACACACGAgggaagatgctcagagaagctggagccgcggttcccacacttgcccagcgcagccaggcccacagcccctgcaggatccccgatggccctgccctgctccttctcgctggccctggtgctgctcagctgccactccctgtgctgtCTGGCTTGCGACCTGCCCGACGCCCACGGCCTGCGCAACTGGAGGGTCCTGACGCTCCtgggacagatgaggagactctcCGCCGGCTCCTGTGACCACGACACCAATGACTTTGCCTTCCCCAAGGAGCTGTTTGATGGCCAGCGGCTCCAGGAGGCGCAGGCCCTCTCTGTGGTCCACGTGATGACCCAGAAGGTCTTCCACCTCTTCTGCCCGGACACGTCCTCCGCTCCTTGGAACATGACTCTCCTGGAGGAACTGTGCTCGGGGCTCTCGGAGCAGCTGGATGACCTGgaggcctgtcccctgcaggaggcggggctggccGAGACCCCCCTCAtgcatgaggactccaccctgaggacctacttccaaaggatctccctctacctgcaagaCAAGAACCACAGCCCGTGTG is a window encoding:
- the LOC140594876 gene encoding interferon alpha-1/2, with product MALPCSFSLALVLLSCHSLCCLACDLPDAHGLRNWRVLTLLGQMRRLSAGSCDHDTNDFAFPKELFDGQRLQEAQALSVVHVMTQKVFHLFCPDTSSAPWNMTLLEELCSGLSEQLDDLEACPLQEAGLAETPLMHEDSTLRTYFQRISLYLQDKNHSPCAWEMVRAEIGRSFFSSTILQERIRRRK
- the LOC140594877 gene encoding interferon alpha-1/2-like, whose protein sequence is MENASVAYLSPTHEGRCSEKLEPRFPHLPSAARPTAPAGSPMALPCSFSLALVLLSCHSLCCLACDLPDAHGLRNWRVLTLLGQMRRLSAGSCDHDTNDFAFPKELFDGQRLQEAQALSVVHVMTQKVFHLFCPDTSSAPWNMTLLEELCSGLSEQLDDLEACPLQEAGLAETPLMHEDSTLRTYFQRISLYLQDKNHSPCAWEMVRAEIGRSFFSSTILQERIRRRK
- the LOC140594878 gene encoding interferon alpha-1/2-like, which encodes MENASVAYLSPTHEGRCSEKLEPRFPHLPSAARPTAPAGSPMALPCSFSLALVLLSCHSLCCLACDLPDAHGLRNWRVLTLLGQMRRLSAGSCDHDTNDFAFPKELFDGQRLQEAQALSVVHVMTQKVFHLFCPDTSSAPWNMTLLEELCSGLSEQLDDLEACPLQEAGLAETPLMHEDSTLRTYFQRISLYLQDKNHSPCAWEMVRAEIGRSFFSSTILQERIRRRK